One segment of Pseudomonas sp. FP2196 DNA contains the following:
- a CDS encoding ABC transporter permease produces MIFDYNVIWEALPLYFGGLVTTLKLLALSLFFGLLAALPLGLMRVSKNPIVNGAAWLYTYVIRGTPMLVQLFLIYYGLAQFEAVRESFLWPWLSSATFCACLAFAVNTSAYTAEIIAGSLKATPNGEIEAAKAMGMSRFKLYKRILLPSALRRALPQYSNEVIMMLQTTSLASIVTLIDITGAARTVNAQYYLPFEAYITAGVFYLCLTFILVKLFKLAERRWLSYLAPRKH; encoded by the coding sequence ATGATCTTCGACTACAACGTCATTTGGGAGGCTCTGCCGCTGTACTTCGGCGGCCTGGTGACCACCCTCAAATTGCTCGCGCTGTCGTTGTTTTTCGGTCTGTTGGCGGCGCTGCCGCTGGGCCTGATGCGCGTCTCGAAGAACCCGATCGTCAACGGCGCCGCGTGGCTCTACACCTACGTGATTCGCGGCACACCGATGCTGGTTCAACTGTTCCTGATCTACTACGGTCTGGCGCAGTTCGAAGCCGTACGTGAAAGCTTCCTCTGGCCGTGGCTGTCCAGCGCAACGTTCTGTGCGTGCCTGGCCTTCGCAGTCAACACCAGCGCTTACACCGCAGAAATCATCGCCGGCAGCCTCAAGGCCACGCCGAACGGTGAAATCGAAGCGGCCAAGGCCATGGGCATGTCGCGCTTCAAGCTGTACAAGCGCATCCTGCTGCCGTCTGCCCTGCGCCGGGCGCTGCCGCAGTACAGCAACGAAGTGATCATGATGCTGCAGACCACCAGTCTGGCGTCCATCGTGACCCTGATCGACATCACCGGCGCGGCGCGTACTGTCAACGCGCAGTATTACCTGCCGTTCGAGGCGTACATCACCGCCGGCGTGTTCTATCTGTGCCTGACCTTCATTCTGGTCAAGCTGTTCAAGCTGGCCGAGCGTCGCTGGTTGAGCTACCTCGCGCCGCGGAAGCACTGA
- a CDS encoding ABC transporter permease, with amino-acid sequence MLKGYGAVILDGAWLTLQLALSSMALAIVLGLIGVALRLSPVRWLAWLGDLYSTVIRGIPDLVLILLIFYGGQDLLNRVAPMLGYDDYIDLNPLAAGIGTLGFIFGAYLSETFRGAFMAIPKGQAEAGMAYGMSSFQVFFRVMVPQMIRLAIPGFTNNWLVLTKATALISVVGLQDMMFKAKQAADATREPFTFFLAVAAMYLVITSVSLLILRQLEKRYSVGVRAADL; translated from the coding sequence ATGTTGAAAGGCTACGGGGCTGTCATCCTCGATGGCGCATGGCTGACGCTTCAGCTCGCCTTGTCGTCCATGGCTCTGGCCATCGTTCTCGGGCTGATCGGTGTCGCGCTGCGCCTGTCGCCGGTGCGCTGGCTGGCCTGGCTGGGCGATCTGTATTCCACGGTGATCCGCGGGATTCCCGATCTGGTGCTGATCCTGCTGATCTTCTACGGCGGCCAGGACTTGCTCAACCGCGTGGCACCGATGCTCGGCTATGACGACTACATCGACCTGAACCCGTTGGCCGCCGGTATCGGCACCCTCGGTTTCATCTTCGGTGCGTACCTGTCGGAAACCTTCCGGGGCGCGTTCATGGCGATCCCCAAAGGTCAGGCCGAAGCCGGCATGGCGTACGGCATGAGCAGTTTTCAGGTGTTCTTCCGGGTGATGGTGCCGCAGATGATTCGCCTGGCGATTCCCGGCTTCACCAACAACTGGCTGGTACTGACCAAGGCCACCGCGCTGATTTCCGTGGTCGGTCTGCAAGACATGATGTTCAAGGCCAAGCAGGCGGCAGACGCCACCCGCGAACCTTTTACCTTCTTCCTCGCAGTGGCGGCGATGTACCTGGTGATCACCAGCGTTTCGTTGCTGATCCTGCGTCAACTTGAGAAGCGCTACTCGGTAGGCGTAAGGGCGGCTGATCTATGA
- a CDS encoding ABC transporter substrate-binding protein, translating to MKKLVLLGALALSVLSLNSFADEKPLKIGIEAAYPPFASKAPDGSIVGFDYDIGNALCEQMQVKCVWVEQEFDGLIPALKVRKIDAILSSMSITEDRKKSVDFTNKYYNTPARLVMKAGTQVSEGLAELKGKNIGVQRGSIHERFAREVLAPLGAEIKPYGSQNEIYLDVAAGRLDGTVADATLLQDGFLNTDAGKGFAFAGPAFTDVKYFGDGVGIAVRKGDAVKDKINAAIAAIRENGKYKAIQDKYFAFDIYGK from the coding sequence ATGAAGAAACTTGTGCTGCTTGGCGCCCTGGCACTGTCCGTGCTGTCGCTGAATTCCTTCGCTGATGAAAAACCTCTGAAGATCGGTATCGAAGCGGCTTACCCTCCGTTCGCATCGAAAGCACCGGATGGCAGCATCGTTGGTTTCGACTACGACATCGGCAACGCGCTGTGCGAGCAGATGCAGGTTAAGTGTGTGTGGGTCGAGCAAGAGTTCGACGGTCTGATCCCGGCACTGAAAGTGCGCAAGATCGACGCGATCCTGTCGTCCATGTCGATCACTGAAGATCGCAAGAAGTCCGTGGACTTCACCAACAAGTACTACAACACCCCGGCTCGTCTGGTCATGAAGGCCGGTACTCAGGTCAGCGAAGGTCTGGCTGAGCTCAAGGGCAAGAACATCGGCGTGCAACGTGGTTCGATCCACGAGCGTTTCGCCCGCGAAGTCCTGGCTCCGCTGGGTGCCGAGATCAAGCCATACGGTTCGCAGAACGAAATCTACCTCGACGTGGCCGCCGGTCGCCTCGACGGCACCGTGGCTGACGCGACCTTGCTGCAAGACGGTTTCCTCAATACCGACGCTGGCAAAGGCTTTGCCTTCGCAGGCCCGGCGTTCACCGACGTCAAATACTTCGGCGACGGCGTAGGTATCGCCGTGCGCAAGGGCGACGCTGTGAAAGACAAGATCAACGCTGCCATCGCGGCCATCCGCGAAAACGGCAAATACAAGGCAATCCAGGACAAGTACTTCGCCTTCGATATCTACGGCAAGTAA
- the acs gene encoding acetate--CoA ligase, which translates to MSAASLYPVRPEVLANTLTDEATYKAMYQQSVVNPDGFWREQAKRLDWIKPFTTVKQTSFDDHHVDIKWFADGTLNVSYNCLDRHLAERGDQVAIIWEGDDPSESRNITYRELHEQVCKLANALRGQDVHRGDVVTIYMPMIPEAVVAMLACTRIGAIHSVVFGGFSPEALAGRIIDCKSKVVITADEGIRAGKKIPLKANVDDALTNPETSSIQKVIVCKRTGGDIKWNQHRDIWYEDLMKVAGTVCAPKEMGAEEALFILYTSGSTGKPKGVQHTTGGYLLYAAMTHERVFDYRPGEIYWCTADVGWVTGHSYIVYGPLANGATTLLFEGVPNYPDITRVAKIVDKHKVNILYTAPTAIRAMMASGTAAVEGADGSSLRLLGSVGEPINPEAWDWYYKNVGKSRCPIVDTWWQTETGGNMMSPLPGAHALKPGSAARPFFGVVPALVDNLGNIIEGEAEGNLVILDSWPGQARTLYGDHDRFVDTYFKTFRGMYFTGDGARRDADGYYWITGRVDDVLNVSGHRMGTAEIESAMVAHPKVAEAAVVGVPHDIKGQGIYVYVTLKNGEEPSEQLRLELKNWVRKEIGPIASPDVIQWAPGLPKTRSGKIMRRILRKIATAEYDGLGDISTLADPGVVQHLIDTHKTMNVA; encoded by the coding sequence ATGAGTGCGGCTTCTCTGTATCCCGTTCGTCCCGAGGTTCTGGCTAACACGCTGACTGATGAGGCGACCTACAAAGCCATGTACCAGCAGTCGGTCGTCAACCCTGACGGCTTCTGGCGCGAGCAAGCCAAGCGTCTTGACTGGATCAAGCCTTTCACCACGGTGAAACAGACTTCTTTCGACGATCACCATGTCGACATCAAGTGGTTTGCCGATGGCACCTTGAACGTTTCCTACAATTGCCTCGACCGCCATCTGGCCGAGCGCGGCGATCAAGTCGCGATCATCTGGGAAGGCGATGATCCTTCCGAAAGCCGCAACATCACCTACCGCGAACTGCACGAGCAAGTGTGCAAACTCGCCAACGCCCTGCGTGGTCAGGACGTACACCGCGGCGACGTGGTGACCATTTATATGCCGATGATCCCCGAAGCCGTGGTCGCCATGCTGGCCTGCACCCGGATCGGCGCGATTCACTCGGTGGTGTTCGGCGGCTTCTCGCCGGAAGCCCTGGCCGGTCGCATCATCGACTGCAAATCGAAAGTGGTGATTACCGCTGACGAAGGCATTCGTGCCGGCAAGAAGATTCCCCTGAAGGCCAACGTCGACGACGCGCTGACCAATCCGGAAACCAGCAGCATCCAGAAAGTCATCGTGTGCAAGCGCACCGGTGGCGACATCAAGTGGAACCAGCATCGCGACATCTGGTACGAAGACCTGATGAAAGTGGCGGGCACTGTCTGCGCGCCAAAAGAGATGGGCGCTGAAGAAGCGCTGTTCATCCTTTATACCTCCGGCTCCACCGGCAAGCCGAAGGGCGTGCAGCACACCACGGGCGGTTATCTGCTTTATGCGGCGATGACCCACGAGCGCGTGTTCGACTACCGCCCGGGTGAAATCTACTGGTGCACCGCCGACGTCGGCTGGGTCACCGGCCACAGTTATATCGTCTACGGCCCGCTGGCCAATGGCGCGACCACGTTGCTGTTCGAAGGCGTGCCGAACTATCCGGACATCACCCGGGTGGCGAAGATCGTCGACAAGCACAAGGTCAACATCCTCTACACCGCACCGACCGCGATCCGCGCGATGATGGCTTCCGGCACCGCCGCTGTTGAAGGCGCCGATGGCAGCAGCCTGCGTCTGCTCGGTTCGGTGGGTGAGCCGATCAATCCGGAAGCCTGGGACTGGTACTACAAGAATGTCGGCAAGTCTCGTTGCCCGATCGTTGATACCTGGTGGCAGACCGAGACCGGCGGCAACATGATGAGCCCATTGCCGGGTGCGCATGCGCTGAAGCCGGGTTCGGCGGCGCGGCCGTTCTTCGGTGTGGTGCCGGCGCTGGTCGACAACCTCGGTAACATTATTGAGGGCGAGGCCGAGGGCAATCTGGTGATTCTCGACTCGTGGCCAGGTCAGGCGCGCACGCTGTATGGCGACCATGACCGTTTCGTCGACACCTACTTCAAGACGTTCCGTGGCATGTACTTCACCGGTGACGGTGCGCGTCGTGACGCCGATGGTTACTACTGGATCACCGGGCGTGTGGATGACGTGCTTAACGTCTCCGGCCACCGCATGGGCACGGCCGAGATCGAAAGCGCGATGGTCGCGCATCCGAAAGTCGCTGAAGCAGCGGTGGTCGGTGTGCCGCACGACATCAAGGGGCAGGGCATTTATGTCTATGTCACGCTGAAGAATGGCGAGGAGCCGAGCGAGCAGTTGCGTCTGGAGCTGAAGAACTGGGTGCGTAAGGAGATCGGGCCGATTGCTTCGCCGGACGTGATCCAGTGGGCGCCGGGGCTGCCGAAGACCCGGTCGGGCAAGATCATGCGCCGGATTCTGCGCAAGATTGCCACGGCTGAATATGACGGGCTGGGCGATATTTCGACCCTGGCGGATCCGGGTGTGGTGCAGCATTTGATTGATACGCACAAGACCATGAATGTGGCTTAA
- a CDS encoding DUF2790 domain-containing protein: MKALLVLALSSLCATAMADEVPTDVAQQQPVVEEYTYSTHLDIAKVVSMSEVPNVCEVVPAKMEYDDSKGQRHILRYSIMGNGCTN; encoded by the coding sequence ATGAAAGCTTTATTGGTTCTGGCCCTCAGCAGTCTGTGCGCAACCGCCATGGCAGATGAGGTTCCGACTGATGTCGCACAGCAACAACCGGTTGTTGAGGAATACACTTACTCCACACACCTGGACATCGCCAAAGTTGTTTCGATGAGCGAAGTTCCGAATGTCTGCGAAGTGGTTCCGGCAAAAATGGAATACGACGACTCCAAAGGCCAGCGTCACATCCTGCGTTACAGCATCATGGGTAACGGCTGCACCAATTGA
- a CDS encoding ribonucleotide-diphosphate reductase subunit beta, giving the protein MLSWDEFDKEDSEVAAVKGANAGHATEANMDRLDNAGGAAALEARAVTADDSAAVARAKAALNSLDVAEGLAELEGASARVAVDEKRMINCRADLNQLVPFKYDWAWQKYLDGCANHWMPQEVNMTADIALWKNPEGLTDDERRIVMRNLGFFSTADSLVANNLVLAVYRLITNPECRQYILRQAFEEAIHTHAYQYCIESLAMDEGEIFNMYHEIPSVAKKATWGLKYTRSISDPKFETGTVETDKELLRNLIAYYCVLEGIFFYCGFTQILSMGRRNKMTGVAEQFQYILRDESMHLNFGIDVINQIKIENPHLWDAEMKEEATQMILQGTQLEIEYARDTMPRGVLGMNAAMMEDYLKFIANRRLSQIGLKEEYPGTTNPFPWMSEIMDLKKEKNFFETRVIEYQTGGALSWD; this is encoded by the coding sequence ATGCTGAGCTGGGACGAATTCGACAAAGAAGACAGTGAAGTAGCAGCAGTGAAAGGCGCCAACGCCGGCCACGCTACTGAAGCCAACATGGACCGCCTCGACAACGCTGGCGGCGCCGCAGCGCTGGAAGCCCGCGCCGTCACCGCCGACGACTCGGCCGCCGTGGCCCGCGCCAAGGCTGCACTGAACTCCCTCGACGTCGCCGAAGGCCTCGCCGAACTCGAAGGCGCCTCCGCCCGTGTCGCCGTTGACGAAAAGCGCATGATCAACTGCCGCGCCGACCTCAACCAACTCGTGCCATTCAAGTACGACTGGGCCTGGCAGAAGTACCTGGACGGTTGCGCAAACCACTGGATGCCGCAAGAAGTCAACATGACCGCCGACATCGCCCTCTGGAAAAACCCGGAAGGCTTGACCGACGACGAGCGCCGCATCGTCATGCGCAACCTCGGCTTCTTCTCCACCGCCGACTCCCTGGTTGCCAACAACCTGGTGCTGGCCGTGTATCGCCTGATCACCAACCCGGAATGCCGCCAGTACATCCTGCGCCAGGCCTTCGAAGAGGCGATCCACACCCACGCCTACCAGTACTGCATCGAATCGCTGGCCATGGATGAAGGCGAGATCTTCAACATGTACCACGAGATCCCATCGGTCGCGAAAAAAGCCACCTGGGGCCTGAAATACACCCGCTCGATCTCCGATCCGAAGTTCGAAACCGGCACCGTCGAAACCGACAAAGAGTTGCTGCGCAACCTGATCGCCTACTACTGCGTTCTGGAAGGCATCTTCTTCTACTGCGGCTTCACCCAGATCCTCTCCATGGGCCGCCGCAACAAAATGACCGGCGTCGCCGAGCAGTTCCAATACATCCTGCGCGACGAATCCATGCACCTGAACTTCGGCATCGACGTGATCAACCAGATCAAAATCGAAAACCCACACCTGTGGGATGCCGAAATGAAGGAAGAAGCGACCCAGATGATTCTGCAGGGTACGCAGCTGGAGATCGAATACGCGCGTGACACCATGCCTCGCGGCGTACTGGGCATGAACGCGGCGATGATGGAGGACTACCTGAAGTTCATCGCTAACCGTCGTTTGTCGCAGATTGGTTTGAAAGAGGAATATCCAGGGACGACTAACCCGTTCCCATGGATGAGCGAGATTATGGACTTGAAGAAAGAGAAGAATTTCTTTGAGACGCGGGTTATTGAGTATCAGACTGGTGGGGCGTTGAGCTGGGATTGA
- a CDS encoding Bro-N domain-containing protein, translating to MPDPFSVTVFSRHNLALHALLLESQPWFCARDIGRLMGIHLSERMVNKLDKDQRRVLWIEYFRQPEKQLMLSESGVYALLVYHYVPGNRLLREWLTHQVVPALRDAEHSGHSDRPILSLLDWPEMSLSLLHWQDEGWIRLRDMPYLLNDQTQRRTAVVKPWWRRVMQVFQSLRHSMS from the coding sequence ATGCCCGATCCTTTTTCTGTAACAGTGTTCTCTCGCCACAACCTCGCTCTTCATGCGCTTCTACTCGAAAGCCAACCATGGTTCTGCGCCCGCGATATCGGCCGTTTGATGGGTATCCATCTGAGCGAGCGCATGGTCAACAAACTGGACAAGGATCAGCGTCGCGTTTTGTGGATTGAGTATTTCCGGCAACCCGAAAAACAACTGATGCTCAGCGAGTCCGGTGTGTACGCGCTATTGGTGTATCACTACGTGCCCGGGAATCGATTGTTGCGTGAGTGGTTGACTCATCAGGTGGTGCCAGCCCTGCGTGATGCGGAACACTCGGGACATTCAGATCGGCCAATTTTGAGTTTGTTGGATTGGCCAGAGATGTCGTTGAGTCTGCTGCATTGGCAGGATGAAGGCTGGATTCGGCTGCGGGATATGCCATACCTGTTGAACGATCAGACTCAACGCAGGACTGCGGTTGTGAAGCCTTGGTGGCGGAGGGTTATGCAAGTGTTTCAGTCTTTGAGGCATTCGATGAGTTAG
- a CDS encoding P-loop NTPase fold protein has protein sequence METEKSNSDWSDLEIEAAVDAYLSMLSREQSGQKVIKTEENRILRDGALAERTKGSVEFRMQNISTVLDEMGLPRIDGYKPAKNVGTNVKNKIRAILDKKNLVNLDTFTEHKNGKCAWVFQYIPGSSFERRWLSSPERNQTIPWEVSRFQDLVREGDLVFFWQADKNGGLRGWGEIESGEVFAVGDRNNVGNYRIGVRESCWLDPLIPRNEILSSGIINRRGDILNGEPTSPLTPDEASKFSTFLPTPERPNTKKLITHTQRLKNLKNAPATTDFTTNNNKVKQVQNEEALEVLFHSDDPWAIGLEDKIGVLDEAKAMAALAIRSEEPPLAIGILGNWGTGKSFFMRLIYQQIEKQSADTVLIRFNAWHFVENNLWASLVDHIFTELDQWVRKKETAEKRKYSSEQLFENLSTAQELALEAAEELVNCRKAQAVATERLAKAEQNTKLFWHAVAQTLKSKVTWKKIQAAADSLGLGELFNNTEKLKETIDGLNTQTARTKAIKEGLLQRLGSLPVIICGLAIILIAPPAVSKIYILLSNIFQTEMQSITKELLTLSAPILGITSGIAWLTNRVRNAINEIANFRTTLEDAINHQTTARSESLSKLSTDVETARNLLTTTTEKLVEATREFDAGTGRGRMLRFIRQRANDGHYASHLGLVATIRKDFEELSRGLRADPEATQNRHIDESFKKRVLDLLDDPKNNLKETDKAKLESMLNSISTIETQSFKRVVLFIDDLDRCPPEKVVEVLQAVHLLLGFPLFIVFVAADVRWVNRALTKHYPDLLNNPQNENTNNDNGATAHDYLEKIFQIPYWVRPMSDDASSALLESRIRKISKSTTPNPFSEPEENTPLEQHQSIDDINPAIEEVDTSAVNNDLEDFDYRASRLSFSEAERDFLSQLAPFSGNSPRRVLRFVNTYRIIKISLSDEENESLEQRYFRELLLQLTINTGAPEAFGDWSSFLQQHADAPDMSTLLEKMRQQTWYNQPSVNRVLQGAVHAYLNTKTSGNVRDAVEASKLVKRYSFIG, from the coding sequence ATGGAAACGGAAAAAAGCAACAGCGATTGGAGTGATCTGGAAATCGAGGCAGCAGTTGATGCCTACCTCAGTATGTTGTCGCGCGAACAGAGTGGCCAAAAAGTCATTAAGACTGAAGAGAACCGTATCCTCCGCGATGGCGCGTTGGCCGAACGCACCAAAGGATCAGTTGAATTCCGAATGCAGAACATCTCTACAGTTCTTGATGAGATGGGTCTGCCACGAATCGATGGCTATAAACCAGCCAAGAACGTTGGTACGAATGTTAAGAACAAGATTAGAGCGATACTGGATAAAAAAAACCTAGTTAATCTGGACACTTTTACCGAACACAAAAACGGCAAATGCGCCTGGGTATTCCAATATATTCCAGGTAGCTCATTTGAACGTAGGTGGCTTTCCTCACCAGAGCGCAATCAAACGATTCCTTGGGAAGTTTCACGCTTTCAAGATTTAGTGCGAGAGGGCGATCTCGTATTTTTTTGGCAAGCCGATAAAAACGGTGGACTCCGTGGCTGGGGAGAAATCGAAAGTGGTGAAGTGTTTGCAGTCGGAGATCGTAATAATGTTGGAAACTATCGAATCGGGGTTCGAGAGAGTTGCTGGCTAGATCCACTGATCCCGAGAAATGAAATTCTTTCCTCCGGGATAATAAATAGAAGAGGAGACATACTTAACGGAGAGCCAACGTCTCCGCTAACTCCTGATGAAGCATCAAAATTTTCAACTTTTCTCCCCACGCCCGAAAGACCAAATACTAAAAAATTAATAACACACACCCAACGGTTAAAAAACTTAAAAAACGCACCAGCAACAACCGACTTCACCACAAACAACAACAAAGTAAAGCAAGTTCAAAATGAAGAAGCCCTTGAAGTTTTATTTCATAGTGATGACCCCTGGGCAATAGGATTAGAAGACAAAATCGGCGTATTAGACGAAGCCAAAGCAATGGCCGCACTTGCTATTCGTTCAGAAGAACCCCCACTAGCTATAGGTATCTTAGGAAACTGGGGCACAGGCAAGTCTTTTTTTATGCGCTTAATTTACCAACAAATTGAAAAGCAATCTGCTGACACCGTACTTATACGCTTCAACGCTTGGCACTTTGTAGAAAACAATCTCTGGGCAAGCCTTGTCGACCACATATTCACAGAACTGGATCAGTGGGTGCGCAAAAAAGAAACAGCAGAAAAAAGAAAATACTCATCAGAACAACTATTTGAAAACCTCTCAACAGCACAAGAATTGGCGCTGGAAGCGGCCGAAGAACTAGTAAACTGCCGCAAAGCACAAGCTGTCGCCACTGAACGTTTGGCGAAGGCAGAACAAAACACTAAATTATTCTGGCATGCTGTAGCTCAAACACTAAAAAGCAAAGTAACCTGGAAAAAGATTCAGGCAGCGGCTGACTCCTTAGGCCTAGGGGAGCTTTTTAATAATACGGAAAAATTAAAAGAGACAATTGACGGGCTGAACACTCAAACAGCCCGTACCAAAGCAATTAAAGAAGGCTTGCTCCAGCGCCTTGGCAGCTTGCCTGTTATTATATGTGGCTTGGCTATAATTTTGATTGCGCCTCCAGCAGTCTCAAAAATCTACATACTGCTCAGCAATATTTTTCAAACCGAAATGCAGTCTATCACCAAAGAGCTACTAACACTTAGCGCACCAATTCTTGGCATCACATCGGGAATTGCATGGTTAACTAACCGTGTTCGGAATGCTATTAATGAGATAGCAAATTTCCGTACAACTTTGGAAGACGCCATAAATCATCAAACCACCGCGCGTTCAGAATCACTCTCTAAGCTATCAACTGATGTAGAGACAGCTCGAAATTTGCTGACAACCACCACAGAAAAGTTAGTAGAAGCCACGCGCGAGTTTGATGCTGGGACAGGACGTGGTCGGATGTTACGCTTTATCCGCCAGCGAGCGAACGATGGCCATTACGCTAGCCATTTGGGCCTCGTCGCAACTATACGCAAAGACTTCGAAGAGCTTTCTAGAGGTTTGAGAGCTGATCCCGAAGCAACACAAAATCGACATATTGATGAAAGCTTTAAAAAGAGAGTACTAGACCTATTAGACGATCCTAAAAACAATCTAAAAGAGACGGACAAAGCAAAGCTCGAATCAATGCTAAACTCAATCTCAACCATTGAAACCCAATCATTCAAAAGAGTTGTTCTTTTTATTGACGATCTGGATCGCTGCCCACCTGAAAAGGTAGTTGAAGTGCTTCAAGCAGTACACTTATTACTAGGCTTTCCACTATTTATTGTTTTCGTAGCCGCGGATGTACGTTGGGTTAATCGCGCATTGACGAAGCACTATCCCGACTTGCTCAACAATCCGCAAAACGAGAATACAAATAATGATAACGGGGCGACAGCCCATGATTATCTGGAAAAAATATTCCAGATCCCTTACTGGGTCAGACCAATGAGCGATGATGCAAGTTCAGCATTATTGGAGTCGCGAATTCGTAAGATCAGCAAAAGCACAACGCCTAACCCTTTCTCCGAGCCAGAAGAAAACACACCCCTCGAACAACATCAATCCATCGACGATATAAACCCAGCAATCGAAGAAGTCGACACTAGCGCAGTAAACAACGACCTAGAAGACTTCGATTATCGTGCAAGCAGACTCAGCTTTAGTGAGGCAGAACGAGATTTCCTCAGCCAACTGGCACCATTTTCCGGAAATTCGCCTCGTAGAGTCCTGCGCTTCGTCAACACTTATCGTATTATAAAAATAAGCTTATCAGATGAAGAAAACGAATCACTAGAACAAAGGTATTTTCGAGAGCTTCTTTTACAATTGACCATAAATACAGGAGCGCCAGAAGCGTTTGGCGATTGGTCAAGCTTTTTGCAGCAACATGCCGACGCTCCAGACATGAGCACTCTACTTGAAAAAATGCGACAGCAGACATGGTACAACCAGCCTTCTGTAAACAGAGTATTACAGGGTGCTGTACATGCTTACCTAAATACCAAGACTTCTGGAAATGTACGAGATGCAGTAGAAGCTTCAAAACTTGTGAAACGATATAGTTTTATAGGATAA
- a CDS encoding sulfite exporter TauE/SafE family protein: protein MFYLLLTLFGCLTGVTAVLFGFGGGFVVVPLLYRMLTASHGADDPINQSAMHIAVATSTCVMIVNALIATDKHRRAGNLIRHYLWPLGGFIAVGAIIGATAAVWVSGEVIRYAFIAYLGVTIIDCLLRRGFLTHATDVIPRRLGSTETSAGGVGIGAIATFLGVGGSVMTVPLLRRCGLSMSQATSMANPLSVPVALAGTLTYMALAGFSETNLGAWFIGYVDLLGFVLLTVGSLLGIRLATPWIGRIPDRVHAWVYIGLLVIVLTAMAMK from the coding sequence ATGTTCTACCTCCTGCTGACACTCTTCGGCTGCCTCACCGGCGTCACCGCCGTGCTCTTTGGTTTCGGCGGCGGCTTCGTCGTCGTGCCGCTGCTCTACCGCATGCTCACCGCCAGCCACGGCGCCGACGACCCCATCAATCAATCGGCCATGCACATCGCCGTCGCCACCTCGACCTGCGTGATGATCGTCAATGCACTCATTGCCACGGATAAACATCGGCGCGCGGGTAATCTCATCCGGCATTACCTATGGCCGTTGGGCGGGTTCATTGCGGTGGGCGCGATCATTGGCGCGACAGCGGCCGTGTGGGTCAGCGGCGAAGTGATCCGTTATGCCTTCATCGCCTACCTCGGCGTGACCATCATCGACTGTCTGCTGCGCCGCGGGTTTCTCACACACGCCACAGACGTCATCCCGCGCCGACTCGGCAGTACGGAAACTTCCGCCGGCGGTGTAGGCATTGGCGCCATCGCCACCTTCCTTGGTGTAGGAGGAAGCGTCATGACCGTGCCGCTGTTGCGCCGCTGTGGACTGAGCATGTCCCAGGCCACCTCCATGGCTAATCCGCTGAGTGTGCCGGTGGCATTGGCCGGGACGCTGACGTACATGGCGTTGGCCGGGTTTAGCGAAACGAATCTGGGGGCGTGGTTTATCGGGTATGTGGATTTGCTGGGGTTTGTGCTGCTGACAGTGGGGTCGTTGTTGGGGATTCGATTGGCCACGCCGTGGATTGGGCGGATACCGGATCGGGTGCATGCGTGGGTGTATATCGGGTTGTTGGTCATCGTTCTGACGGCGATGGCGATGAAGTAG